In the Leptolyngbya sp. SIO1E4 genome, one interval contains:
- a CDS encoding VOC family protein — protein MTTILRSLHVALLVNDLDKADAFYGQALGLEPAPRSLNFRGLWYQVGDFQLHLIQQEGWQAPCPRPDKWGRNAHLALQISDLEAMKTQLTHHGYAFQMSSSGRAALFVQDADGNVVELSQADPNGAK, from the coding sequence ATGACGACAATCTTGCGATCGCTACATGTCGCCCTGTTAGTGAACGATTTAGACAAAGCAGACGCGTTTTATGGACAAGCGCTGGGATTGGAGCCTGCTCCGCGATCGCTCAATTTTCGTGGCCTTTGGTACCAGGTCGGTGACTTCCAGCTTCACCTGATTCAGCAGGAAGGATGGCAAGCGCCTTGCCCACGCCCTGACAAATGGGGCCGCAATGCCCATTTAGCCCTTCAAATTAGCGATTTGGAGGCGATGAAAACGCAGCTCACCCATCACGGCTACGCCTTCCAGATGAGTTCTTCTGGGCGTGCTGCACTGTTTGTGCAAGATGCCGATGGCAATGTGGTAGAGCTCAGCCAGGCCGACCCCAACGGGGCAAAGTAA
- a CDS encoding sulfite exporter TauE/SafE family protein: MTLVEIIIILTTFLAAFIQGVAGFGFALVTMPVLAGLTSIHVAAPLVALTTLTNDTLLCLYYRRSCDRKVVAQLLFGSVLGIPFGFLALRYIPAAWMLITLGIVILIYSLYALIAPVMPELKSQLWPYGTGWVSGILIGSYNLPGPPVVLYGNSQRWPQEKFKSNLTSFFWVNAVLVVLGHGLQQRISPEIFHQFLITIPSLIVGLLSGVTLSKIFNPLIFTRIVLGILMVIGIRLVILGVQS, translated from the coding sequence ATGACGTTAGTAGAAATCATTATTATTCTCACTACTTTTTTGGCCGCCTTTATCCAGGGGGTTGCAGGCTTTGGGTTTGCCTTAGTGACGATGCCGGTACTGGCAGGATTAACCAGCATTCATGTCGCGGCTCCTTTAGTAGCGCTGACTACTTTGACGAACGACACCTTGTTATGCCTTTACTATCGTCGATCCTGCGATCGCAAAGTTGTGGCACAACTGTTATTCGGCTCAGTTCTAGGCATTCCATTTGGTTTTTTAGCCTTACGATACATCCCTGCAGCCTGGATGCTGATTACGTTAGGAATCGTGATTTTGATCTATTCCTTATATGCACTGATCGCCCCCGTAATGCCCGAGTTGAAGTCACAGCTATGGCCCTATGGAACTGGCTGGGTATCTGGCATTTTGATTGGTAGCTATAACCTACCCGGGCCGCCAGTGGTGCTGTATGGCAACAGTCAGCGTTGGCCTCAGGAAAAGTTCAAAAGCAACTTAACCAGCTTTTTCTGGGTGAATGCCGTTCTTGTCGTTTTAGGGCATGGGCTACAACAGCGCATTTCGCCAGAGATTTTTCATCAGTTTTTGATCACCATCCCGAGTCTAATTGTGGGGTTGTTATCCGGGGTTACCCTATCAAAAATTTTTAATCCCTTGATATTCACTCGGATAGTGCTTGGAATTTTGATGGTGATCGGCATTCGACTTGTCATATTGGGGGTGCAGTCATGA
- a CDS encoding MarR family transcriptional regulator: MVESQSLQLVFGAAKMNDKIFRYLSKTLKEKGYPSVTPSALNFLSTLECGINYGSEIARSLGISRQMVAKTVKELCRVGYLEQLDGKGKQKQILFTELGEHLMADSRQLLAELDDTLSATMGQALLKETVERLKCIHAAVPSLDGD, encoded by the coding sequence ATTGTGGAGAGTCAATCACTTCAATTGGTGTTTGGGGCCGCAAAGATGAACGACAAGATATTCCGATATTTGTCAAAGACTTTGAAGGAAAAGGGATACCCATCGGTAACACCTTCCGCCCTTAATTTTTTGAGCACCCTGGAATGTGGCATCAACTATGGGTCAGAGATTGCCCGCAGCCTGGGCATTTCGCGGCAAATGGTGGCAAAAACAGTCAAAGAATTATGCCGTGTCGGCTATTTAGAGCAGTTAGACGGCAAAGGCAAACAAAAACAAATTCTGTTTACGGAACTGGGCGAACACCTGATGGCAGATTCCAGACAGCTTCTCGCCGAACTGGATGACACCCTATCCGCAACGATGGGCCAGGCTTTACTGAAAGAAACCGTCGAGAGGTTGAAGTGTATTCACGCCGCTGTCCCCTCCCTTGATGGAGATTAG
- a CDS encoding SDR family oxidoreductase — MTVSITNQTILITGASSGIGRSCARLFAQAGARLILAARRKEKLQALADELHQSYQVEALLLPVDVQNRDTIRAAIQGLPADWQHIDVLINNAGLSRGLGKQYNSPLQDWEEMIDTNIKGLLYMTREIVPVMVSRGHGHVVNIGSIAARQTYPGGSVYCATKAAVKALSEGLKMDLLGTAVRVTNIEPGLVETEFSQVRFRGDEDRAKSVYSGMTPLTPDDIADTILFAITRPAHVNISEIFLMPTDQSSVSLVHRNLE, encoded by the coding sequence ATGACCGTATCTATCACCAATCAAACCATTCTCATTACCGGAGCCAGCAGTGGCATTGGGCGCTCCTGTGCTCGTTTATTTGCCCAGGCAGGAGCACGTTTGATTCTGGCCGCTCGCCGCAAAGAAAAACTGCAGGCTTTAGCAGACGAGCTGCACCAAAGTTATCAGGTTGAGGCGCTGTTACTGCCGGTAGATGTGCAAAATCGTGACACCATCAGAGCCGCTATTCAAGGGTTGCCGGCTGACTGGCAGCACATTGATGTCCTCATTAACAATGCTGGACTCAGCCGGGGGTTAGGCAAACAGTACAATTCCCCGCTTCAGGATTGGGAAGAAATGATTGACACCAATATCAAAGGGTTGCTGTACATGACGCGCGAGATCGTACCGGTGATGGTCTCACGAGGACACGGTCATGTTGTCAACATTGGTTCGATCGCAGCTCGGCAGACTTATCCCGGCGGCAGTGTTTACTGCGCCACCAAAGCAGCGGTTAAGGCTCTATCTGAAGGCCTAAAGATGGATTTATTAGGCACCGCGGTGCGCGTCACCAACATTGAGCCAGGGTTGGTAGAAACCGAATTTAGCCAGGTGCGTTTTCGGGGAGATGAAGACCGAGCCAAATCTGTTTATAGCGGCATGACACCGCTGACTCCCGATGATATTGCCGACACTATTTTGTTTGCGATCACTCGCCCCGCCCACGTGAATATCAGCGAAATCTTCCTGATGCCGACCGATCAATCTTCCGTATCGCTCGTTCACCGGAACCTGGAATGA
- a CDS encoding ABC transporter permease: protein MTLQTDKSTDREVRLKKPTSPKRTSRKSTKKSIKIPPRLLSVGAVLTALLLWFLVTNGGLVDPLFFPTPQSVWASFLDILQNGYKGLPLIQHIGASMWRLVIAFVLALCSAVPLGLASGYFKPVQAILDPFIEFYRPLPPLAYYTLLVIWLGIEDPSKVALLFLAGFAPLYIAMVSGVKRVPRDRVNAALSLGASQWQVFTQIIFPSCLPELFTGLRTALGFMYTTLVAAEMVAAVSGIGWMVLDASKFLRSDIIFVGILIMGVIAIVLDLGLRWLQTYYLPWVGRE, encoded by the coding sequence ATGACCTTGCAAACCGACAAATCCACAGACCGGGAGGTGCGGCTAAAAAAGCCGACATCCCCGAAGCGCACATCCAGAAAGTCCACCAAAAAGTCCATTAAGATACCTCCCCGCCTGCTATCGGTGGGTGCTGTATTAACGGCCCTGCTGCTGTGGTTTTTGGTAACCAATGGAGGGCTGGTAGACCCGTTATTCTTCCCCACCCCCCAAAGTGTATGGGCCTCTTTTCTCGATATCTTGCAAAACGGCTATAAAGGGCTCCCCCTGATTCAGCACATTGGGGCCAGCATGTGGCGCCTGGTCATTGCCTTTGTCCTGGCGCTGTGCTCCGCTGTGCCCCTGGGGTTAGCCAGCGGCTACTTCAAACCAGTCCAGGCAATTCTCGATCCGTTCATTGAGTTCTACCGCCCGCTTCCGCCCCTGGCCTATTACACCCTGCTGGTGATTTGGCTGGGCATTGAAGATCCGTCCAAAGTTGCCTTGTTATTTTTGGCCGGGTTTGCCCCGCTGTATATTGCCATGGTCTCGGGGGTGAAGCGGGTACCGCGCGATCGCGTCAACGCTGCCCTTTCCCTCGGCGCCTCCCAATGGCAGGTGTTCACCCAAATTATCTTTCCGTCCTGTTTACCAGAGCTGTTCACGGGGTTACGGACAGCCCTGGGGTTTATGTATACCACCCTGGTGGCAGCTGAGATGGTGGCGGCTGTCTCAGGTATCGGCTGGATGGTGCTAGATGCCAGTAAGTTTCTACGCAGCGACATTATCTTTGTCGGCATTTTGATTATGGGTGTGATTGCAATTGTTCTCGATCTCGGCCTGCGCTGGCTACAGACCTATTACTTACCCTGGGTCGGACGCGAATAG
- a CDS encoding SRPBCC family protein, with translation MNHVRPLRVALLANAAFSLMSAGFMVLKPGIVGEMLGIQAPLVLQGIGAALGVFAADLILQATRDRIAPWRALYASAADFVWVLATLGLLIGFPDALSGSGKVLVGAVALVVLGLGAWQLWAIDYVYRLPATGEYRVCISVQVNVSADAMWSVISRLGNIENYAPALAHSAVLDGKAPGVGAVRLCENRVGKRWREECVGFVAGRSVVLRFVAEAPDFPFPIQRMTGGWEIMPSDRGSQVTVWWELMPKPKSFAFVILPLLAFQADRDLPQIIQRMAADALEDAADSTRLEVPGAIARLLPNFC, from the coding sequence ATGAATCACGTTCGCCCGTTACGGGTTGCCCTTTTGGCCAATGCTGCATTCTCGCTCATGAGTGCCGGGTTCATGGTATTGAAGCCAGGGATTGTCGGTGAGATGCTGGGTATCCAAGCTCCCCTGGTGCTTCAGGGCATCGGGGCTGCGTTGGGTGTCTTTGCAGCAGATTTAATTCTCCAGGCGACTCGCGATCGCATCGCTCCTTGGCGTGCACTTTATGCCAGCGCTGCGGATTTTGTGTGGGTGTTGGCAACTTTGGGCTTACTAATCGGGTTTCCTGACGCCCTGTCTGGTTCTGGCAAGGTGTTGGTCGGTGCTGTGGCCCTGGTTGTTTTGGGGTTGGGTGCGTGGCAGCTTTGGGCCATTGACTATGTCTACCGGCTTCCAGCGACCGGCGAATACCGCGTGTGTATCTCTGTGCAGGTCAATGTCTCTGCGGATGCCATGTGGAGCGTGATCAGTCGCCTGGGAAACATTGAAAACTACGCACCCGCTTTGGCCCATTCCGCTGTGCTAGATGGCAAAGCACCGGGGGTGGGGGCTGTGCGCCTGTGTGAAAACCGTGTCGGGAAGCGTTGGCGTGAAGAATGTGTCGGATTTGTGGCGGGTCGCAGCGTGGTTTTGCGGTTTGTTGCAGAGGCACCGGATTTTCCGTTCCCAATTCAGCGGATGACGGGAGGTTGGGAAATCATGCCGAGCGATCGCGGTTCTCAGGTGACGGTCTGGTGGGAGTTGATGCCCAAGCCCAAATCCTTCGCCTTTGTCATTCTGCCGTTACTGGCTTTCCAGGCGGATCGTGATCTGCCGCAAATCATCCAGCGTATGGCTGCAGATGCGCTAGAGGATGCTGCTGACTCTACCCGTCTGGAAGTGCCGGGTGCGATCGCCCGTCTTTTACCCAATTTCTGCTAG
- a CDS encoding aminotransferase class III-fold pyridoxal phosphate-dependent enzyme: protein MVASLNPETVDLGKMDAASLWHPMVQHKPFSQKPPKRMERGVGCYVTDADGAEYFDGISGLWCVNVGYGRQELAEVAYEQMVDLAYFPLTMSHEPGIRLAHKLLSLLGYEGKVFFSTSGSEANETAFKIARQYHAQTAPAGSGPRYKIISRYRGYHGHTMGALSATAQAERKLKYEPLVPGFLHVSPPYHYRFGDGQSEDVYNAACLRELEQTILYEGAESVAAVIVEPIISGGGVIPPTEGYLQGVREICDRTGILLIYDEVVNGFGRTGRMFGHQHWGVQPDIICFAKGLTSGYMPLSATVVKQHVFAAFLDEPGSDSHFRHITTYGGTPVCSAVALRNIEILERENLPERAAEMGEYLLEKLRRLLNHPNVGDVRGKGLLLGVELVQDKVSKTPLDGDRVSAVIKHCMDKHLIIGRNTNTIPGHTNVLILCPPLVLTHEEADRLADTLYQAVFALPAG, encoded by the coding sequence ATGGTTGCCAGTCTGAATCCAGAAACAGTTGACTTAGGGAAAATGGATGCTGCCTCGCTGTGGCATCCCATGGTGCAACACAAGCCATTTTCCCAGAAGCCGCCTAAGCGCATGGAACGTGGCGTTGGGTGTTATGTCACCGATGCCGATGGAGCGGAATACTTCGATGGCATTTCAGGTCTATGGTGCGTCAATGTGGGCTATGGCCGTCAGGAACTGGCAGAAGTGGCCTATGAGCAGATGGTCGATTTGGCCTACTTCCCACTGACCATGAGCCATGAGCCCGGGATTCGGCTAGCCCATAAACTGCTGTCGCTACTGGGCTATGAGGGCAAGGTGTTCTTTTCCACTAGCGGATCAGAGGCCAACGAAACCGCCTTTAAGATTGCGCGTCAGTACCATGCTCAAACTGCCCCAGCCGGATCAGGCCCCCGATACAAAATTATTTCTCGCTATCGGGGCTACCATGGCCACACCATGGGGGCCTTAAGCGCAACCGCTCAAGCCGAACGCAAACTCAAGTATGAGCCGTTGGTACCGGGCTTCCTTCATGTCAGCCCGCCTTACCACTATCGCTTCGGGGACGGGCAGTCAGAAGATGTGTATAACGCGGCCTGCCTGCGAGAACTAGAGCAGACCATTCTTTACGAAGGGGCTGAGTCTGTCGCTGCCGTTATTGTCGAGCCAATCATCTCGGGTGGCGGTGTAATTCCACCGACGGAGGGCTATTTGCAGGGGGTCAGGGAGATTTGCGATCGCACGGGCATTCTCTTGATTTATGACGAAGTGGTCAATGGCTTTGGCCGCACAGGACGCATGTTTGGCCACCAGCACTGGGGCGTGCAGCCCGATATCATTTGCTTTGCTAAGGGCCTGACTAGCGGGTACATGCCTTTGTCAGCCACGGTTGTAAAACAGCATGTCTTCGCAGCCTTTTTAGACGAGCCGGGTAGTGACAGCCACTTTCGGCATATCACCACCTACGGCGGCACCCCCGTTTGCAGCGCGGTAGCCCTGCGCAACATTGAAATTTTAGAGCGGGAGAACCTACCCGAACGGGCTGCCGAAATGGGAGAGTACCTGCTCGAAAAACTGCGGCGACTGCTGAACCATCCCAACGTTGGTGACGTGCGTGGGAAGGGGCTCTTGCTGGGGGTAGAGCTGGTCCAAGACAAAGTCAGCAAAACACCACTCGATGGAGACCGGGTCAGTGCCGTAATTAAACACTGCATGGATAAACACCTCATCATTGGCCGCAACACCAATACCATTCCAGGCCACACAAACGTGCTGATTTTGTGCCCTCCTCTGGTACTGACCCATGAGGAGGCAGATCGCTTAGCAGACACCCTTTACCAGGCAGTCTTTGCCCTGCCTGCTGGGTAG
- a CDS encoding glycosyltransferase — protein sequence MAHIGILCPTLSGHLNPMMALGAELKQRGHRVSVVGLLDGRSKVVAAGLEFLAIGEAEFPLGSTSGALDTLGQLSGMAALRYSIKLMKQATATLLQDAPAALQNRGVDLLLIDQALYGGPTIAQGLDLPFISVCCALMFNRDPDVPPFFTAWRYHPTWWARLRNQMGHQLLSVIARPSVRQIAEYRQRWNLPPLRHQNDAYSELAQLCQQPAEFEFPRQSLPACFHFTGPYSNSASREPAFFPFDKLTGQPLIYASLGTLQNRLFGMFQTIAAACQDLEAQLVIALGGDRVPKALSALPGSPLVVGYAPQLELLKKATLTITHAGMNTTLESLSNGVPLVAIPITNDQPGVAARIAWTGTGECIPLNRLSVPKLRRAIRQVLTQDSYQKNAVRIQAAIQAAGGISRAVDIVEQVISTGKPVLATADSLGLGEPLATSKHK from the coding sequence ATGGCTCATATTGGCATACTCTGTCCGACCCTGAGCGGTCATCTGAATCCCATGATGGCCCTGGGGGCTGAATTGAAGCAACGAGGGCACCGCGTGTCTGTTGTGGGTCTACTCGATGGACGCTCCAAAGTTGTGGCGGCTGGATTAGAATTTTTGGCCATTGGGGAAGCAGAATTCCCACTGGGCTCAACCTCAGGCGCTTTAGACACGTTGGGACAACTCAGCGGTATGGCGGCGTTGCGTTATTCCATTAAGTTGATGAAGCAAGCAACCGCTACCTTACTACAAGATGCGCCTGCGGCCCTTCAAAATAGGGGCGTAGACCTCCTGCTGATCGATCAGGCTTTATACGGGGGCCCGACCATTGCCCAAGGTCTAGATCTTCCTTTTATTAGCGTCTGCTGCGCGCTGATGTTCAATCGAGATCCTGATGTGCCGCCTTTTTTTACAGCGTGGCGCTATCATCCAACCTGGTGGGCCCGGTTGCGGAATCAAATGGGGCATCAGCTGTTGTCTGTGATTGCTAGGCCCAGTGTCCGACAGATTGCTGAGTATCGGCAGCGATGGAATTTACCGCCATTAAGGCATCAAAACGATGCCTATTCTGAGCTGGCTCAGCTTTGCCAACAACCTGCCGAATTTGAGTTCCCCCGGCAGTCTTTACCGGCCTGCTTCCATTTCACAGGGCCTTACTCAAATTCAGCGAGCCGCGAGCCTGCTTTTTTCCCGTTTGATAAATTGACCGGGCAACCGTTGATTTATGCGTCTCTGGGCACGTTGCAAAATCGCTTGTTCGGGATGTTTCAGACGATCGCGGCAGCCTGTCAAGACCTGGAGGCACAATTGGTGATTGCACTGGGGGGCGATCGTGTGCCAAAGGCGCTGTCTGCTTTGCCGGGATCCCCGCTAGTTGTTGGCTATGCGCCACAATTGGAACTTCTGAAAAAGGCCACGTTGACGATTACCCACGCAGGCATGAATACCACGTTGGAATCTTTAAGCAATGGTGTGCCCCTGGTAGCGATTCCCATTACGAACGACCAACCAGGTGTAGCTGCGCGGATTGCCTGGACAGGGACTGGAGAGTGCATCCCGCTAAACCGTTTGAGTGTTCCCAAGCTACGGCGGGCAATCAGACAAGTCTTGACACAGGATTCGTACCAAAAAAATGCCGTCAGGATACAAGCAGCGATTCAAGCGGCTGGCGGCATCAGCCGAGCCGTCGATATTGTTGAACAGGTGATTTCAACCGGCAAACCCGTTCTAGCTACAGCTGACTCATTGGGGCTGGGCGAGCCCCTAGCGACGTCCAAGCATAAGTAG
- a CDS encoding DUF3445 domain-containing protein: MSVSNHQSIHLPFMESKRHLTMGLKALSLESWLDIDGKLESYLQYKAQLLASHHPDVFSALPNTQAAQQEVLQLLMEHLFTYFPEIYKPLERGIHTLKTQEIWKFASFAEAPLDLAGRLVQEDLCLLLPGDQGYVLSAASVCFPQRWSLREKLGQPMGRIHQRVPDYAQRLERPVDNVFDRLREGFPGLRFNWSIVDSPDLFLNEDKQVTALNAAITAENAGQTLWLRVERQTLRRLPVSQGILFTIRTYLYPLEQIVETPTVAAQLAQAVSALQPEMQVYKNLLPFREALLNYLTLRHQPSAIR; the protein is encoded by the coding sequence ATGAGCGTTTCAAATCATCAGTCAATACACTTGCCATTTATGGAAAGTAAGCGCCATCTTACAATGGGGTTAAAGGCTTTGTCATTGGAGAGTTGGCTCGATATTGATGGCAAATTAGAGAGCTATTTGCAGTACAAAGCCCAGCTATTAGCCAGTCACCATCCAGATGTGTTTTCGGCGCTTCCCAATACTCAAGCCGCTCAACAAGAAGTTTTGCAGTTGCTCATGGAGCATCTGTTTACATACTTTCCTGAAATTTATAAACCGCTAGAGCGCGGCATTCACACTCTCAAAACTCAGGAAATTTGGAAGTTTGCCTCATTTGCAGAGGCGCCCCTCGATTTAGCAGGGCGGCTGGTGCAAGAAGACCTCTGTTTGCTGCTTCCTGGAGACCAGGGGTACGTTCTGTCTGCAGCTTCCGTCTGTTTTCCCCAGCGGTGGTCTCTACGGGAAAAACTCGGTCAACCCATGGGGCGGATTCACCAGCGGGTGCCAGACTATGCCCAAAGGCTAGAGCGTCCAGTGGACAATGTGTTCGACCGCCTGCGAGAGGGCTTTCCAGGCCTGCGATTTAACTGGAGCATTGTGGATTCGCCTGATCTCTTTCTGAATGAAGACAAGCAGGTAACCGCGTTGAATGCTGCAATTACTGCAGAAAATGCTGGGCAAACCCTGTGGCTAAGGGTAGAACGGCAAACCCTACGCCGTTTGCCCGTCAGTCAGGGCATTCTGTTCACCATTCGAACCTATCTTTATCCACTAGAGCAAATCGTAGAAACGCCTACCGTGGCAGCGCAGCTGGCCCAAGCAGTGTCAGCTCTACAGCCGGAAATGCAGGTGTACAAAAACTTGTTGCCATTTCGAGAGGCGTTGCTGAATTATTTGACCCTGAGACATCAGCCGTCAGCGATTCGCTAA
- a CDS encoding ABC transporter substrate-binding protein — protein MFNFKRLFRRHFNFLLGLLSMALVILLAACTQPTATAPEAPDDAAAAGGGATPTEFRIGYQVIPNAEVLTKNLGLMEEKYPDVDIQWLSFDSGRDVNTAMVSGGIDVGLVGSVPASTGIAQKLPYQVYIIHDIIGDNEALAVTSASGITTMADLPGKKIAVPFGSTTHFSLLSALDQEGINPTDVQILDMQPQDMLAAWQRGDIDGGFVWHPTLSKMMEADGNILITAKQLAETGIITADLGVVNTDFAAQYPDFLTDYVAAIDAAVAFYREDPTAASEAISEEIGLSPEESLVVMDELIWLSAEEQASADYLGTPDAPGAMAQVLKDSAEFMVEQGAIPSAPELTAYKDAMFNKAVADAKS, from the coding sequence ATGTTCAATTTCAAACGCCTGTTTCGACGACACTTCAATTTTCTACTGGGTCTGTTGAGCATGGCCTTGGTAATTCTCCTTGCCGCCTGCACTCAGCCTACGGCCACTGCTCCAGAGGCTCCTGATGATGCCGCCGCCGCAGGTGGCGGGGCAACCCCCACTGAATTTCGCATTGGTTATCAAGTGATTCCCAATGCTGAAGTGCTCACAAAAAATCTGGGCCTGATGGAAGAGAAATATCCCGATGTGGATATTCAGTGGCTGTCTTTCGACTCGGGTCGAGACGTTAACACGGCCATGGTTTCGGGAGGTATTGATGTCGGACTGGTGGGTTCAGTCCCCGCCTCTACCGGCATTGCCCAAAAGTTGCCTTACCAGGTCTACATTATTCACGACATCATCGGTGACAACGAAGCCCTCGCAGTCACCAGCGCCTCTGGTATCACCACCATGGCCGATCTGCCCGGCAAAAAGATCGCCGTCCCCTTTGGTTCCACCACCCACTTCAGCCTACTGTCGGCCCTAGACCAAGAAGGCATCAATCCGACTGATGTGCAAATTCTCGATATGCAACCCCAGGACATGTTGGCCGCCTGGCAACGGGGCGACATTGACGGCGGTTTCGTCTGGCATCCGACCCTTTCCAAAATGATGGAAGCTGATGGCAACATCCTGATTACCGCGAAGCAGCTTGCAGAAACGGGCATCATCACCGCCGACCTGGGGGTCGTCAATACCGACTTTGCGGCCCAGTATCCCGACTTCCTGACGGACTATGTTGCCGCGATTGATGCCGCTGTGGCGTTTTATCGAGAAGACCCAACTGCAGCTTCTGAGGCGATCTCTGAAGAGATTGGCCTCTCCCCTGAAGAAAGCTTGGTTGTCATGGACGAATTGATTTGGCTCAGCGCCGAAGAGCAAGCCTCTGCCGACTATCTCGGCACTCCCGATGCCCCCGGTGCCATGGCTCAAGTGCTCAAAGATTCGGCTGAATTCATGGTGGAGCAGGGCGCGATTCCCTCCGCCCCGGAACTAACAGCGTACAAAGACGCCATGTTTAACAAGGCAGTCGCTGACGCAAAATCTTAG
- the ald gene encoding alanine dehydrogenase, with protein sequence MQIGLPKEIKDQEFRVGLTPASVQALCNKGHQVVVEKAAGTGAGFTDADYVAAGATLASDPAIAWAQEMVVKVKEPQPSEYAYFRDDLVLFTYLHLAAERALTEALITSGVSAIAYETVMTTDGKLPLLTPMSIIAGRLSVQFGARYLEKQQGGRGVLLGGVPGVAPGRVAILGGGIVGTEAARIAVGMGAQVQILDINVDRLSYLETLFGSRVELLYSTAAQVERVVPEADLLIGAVLVPGRKAPTLVNRDLVAKMHPGSVIIDVAVDQGGCIETLRPTSHSHPTYVEAGVVHFGVPNMPGAAPWTATQALNNSTLPYVLKLADHGLDALQKDPALAQGLNVVKGAISHPAVQEVFPDLCKPSVPSPALT encoded by the coding sequence ATGCAAATTGGGCTTCCCAAGGAAATTAAAGATCAGGAATTTCGAGTCGGGTTGACCCCTGCTAGCGTGCAGGCCCTATGCAATAAGGGGCATCAGGTCGTCGTGGAGAAAGCGGCCGGGACTGGGGCTGGGTTTACCGATGCCGATTATGTCGCTGCGGGGGCAACTCTGGCGTCTGATCCGGCGATCGCCTGGGCACAGGAAATGGTGGTCAAGGTTAAAGAACCTCAGCCTTCTGAATATGCTTATTTTCGCGATGACCTGGTGCTGTTTACCTATCTCCATCTCGCTGCCGAGCGAGCGCTAACCGAGGCGCTGATAACCAGCGGAGTCAGTGCGATCGCCTATGAAACGGTGATGACCACCGATGGCAAACTGCCTCTGCTGACGCCCATGAGCATCATTGCCGGGCGGCTGTCTGTGCAGTTTGGGGCGCGCTATTTAGAGAAACAGCAGGGAGGGCGCGGCGTGCTCCTTGGCGGGGTGCCCGGTGTGGCCCCCGGTCGCGTGGCAATTTTGGGAGGCGGCATTGTGGGCACAGAAGCCGCTCGCATTGCCGTAGGCATGGGGGCCCAGGTGCAAATTTTAGATATTAATGTTGATCGCCTCTCTTACCTAGAAACTCTGTTTGGGTCTCGGGTTGAGCTGCTTTACAGCACGGCGGCCCAGGTTGAACGGGTCGTGCCAGAGGCAGATTTGTTGATCGGCGCCGTGCTCGTGCCAGGTCGCAAAGCACCCACCTTGGTTAACCGAGACCTGGTGGCCAAAATGCACCCTGGGTCAGTGATTATCGATGTGGCAGTTGATCAGGGGGGCTGTATTGAAACCCTGCGCCCCACGTCCCACAGTCACCCCACCTATGTAGAAGCAGGGGTGGTGCACTTTGGGGTACCCAATATGCCAGGGGCGGCTCCCTGGACGGCAACGCAGGCGCTGAACAATAGCACCTTGCCCTATGTGCTGAAGCTAGCGGATCATGGGCTTGATGCGCTGCAGAAAGACCCCGCGTTGGCCCAGGGGTTGAATGTGGTTAAAGGGGCGATCTCTCACCCGGCGGTACAGGAGGTGTTTCCTGATCTTTGCAAACCTTCGGTTCCCAGCCCCGCCTTGACCTAA